A genomic segment from Thamnophis elegans isolate rThaEle1 chromosome 3, rThaEle1.pri, whole genome shotgun sequence encodes:
- the RXFP3 gene encoding relaxin-3 receptor 1, producing MDALCEYSYCSLADRVKEAEEGELNPFPSQLEERLLSNGTNESLQEFWRSFLNLERADGLQGSSSILLRIFISIIYSVVCALGLVGNVLVLYLMKSKWKKSSINLFVTCLAVTDFQFVLTLPFWAVENALDFTWLFGKVMCKMLSYVTAMNMYASVFFLTAMSIARYHAVASALKSRRQGGLLDGCSSAKWLCALIWILAILASLPNGIFSTTSTIFGEEFCLVKIPDSQGNNTPFWLGLYHAQKVLLGFLLPLTIITLCYLLLVRFISDRHVGAGSCGPSTKRRSKVTKSVTIVVLSFFLCWLPNQALTTWGVLIKLNLLHFSHAYFLSQAYLFPITVCLAHSNSCLNPIFYCLMRREFRKALKKLLWRIASPSTTTMHPFTATTKPEQEEQALKNLMTIQPASSSAAAPPPAARAGDVPDATCYPPGVVMYSSCSNIFPSIASTELRC from the coding sequence ATGGATGCCCTGTGTGAATACAGTTACTGCTCGCTTGCGGATCGCGTAAAGGAAGCAGAAGAGGGAGAACTCAACCCtttccccagccagctagaagAGAGACTGTTAAGCAACGGCACCAACGAGTCCCTGCAAGAGTTCTGGAGGAGCTTCCTCAACCTAGAGAGAGCAGATGGACTGCAGGGAAGCAGTTCTATCCTCCTACGGATCTTCATCTCCATCATCTACTCGGTGGTGTGCGCCCTCGGTCTGGTTGGCAACGTGCTGGTGCTCTACCTGATgaaaagcaaatggaaaaagtctTCCATCAATCTCTTTGTGACCTGTTTGGCAGTGACAGACTTCCAATTTGTCCTGACTTTGCCCTTCTGGGCAGTGGAGAATGCGCTGGATTTCACCTGGCTCTTTGGCAAAGTCATGTGCAAGATGCTTTCCTACGTGACGGCCATGAACATGTACGCCAGCGTCTTCTTCCTCACTGCCATGAGCATTGCCCGCTACCATGCGGTGGCCTCTGCCCTGAAAAGCAGAAGGCAAGGAGGGCTCTTGGATGGCTGCTCCTCAGCCAAGTGGTTGTGTGCCCTCATATGGATCCTAGCCATTCTGGCTTCTCTGCCCAATGGCATCTTCTCCACCACCTCCACTATCTTCGGCGAGGAATTCTGTCTGGTCAAGATACCTGATAGCCAAGGCAACAACACTCCATTCTGGTTGGGGCTCTACCATGCCCAGAAGGTTCTGCTGGGCTTTCTGTTGCCTTTGACCATCATCACCCTTTGCTACCTTTTGCTGGTACGCTTCATCAGTGACAGACATGTGGGTGCCGGTTCCTGTGGGCCAAGCACGAAGCGCCGATCCAAGGTGACCAAGTCAGTGACCATTGTGGTACTGTCCTTCTTCCTTTGCTGGCTGCCCAACCAGGCACTCACCACCTGGGGTGTCCTCATCAAGCTGAACCTTCTGCACTTCAGCCATGCCTACTTTCTCTCTCAGGCATACCTCTTCCCCATCACCGTCTGCCTGGCGCATTCCAACAGCTGCCTCAACCCCATCTTCTACTGCCTCATGCGCAGGGAATTCCGTAAAGCCCTCAAGAAGCTGCTGTGGAGGATTGCTtccccctccaccaccaccatgcACCCATTCACTGCCACCACCAAGCCTGAGCAGGAAGAGCAGGCACTCAAGAACCTAATGACCATCCAACCCGCGAGCAgttctgctgctgctcctcctcctgctgctagAGCAGGAGATGTTCCTGATGCCACCTGCTATCCCCCTGGGGTAGTGATGTACAGTAGCTGCTCTAATATCTTTCCATCCATCGCCTCCACTGAGCTGCGTTGTTGA